The following are encoded together in the Citrobacter arsenatis genome:
- a CDS encoding protein-L-isoaspartate(D-aspartate) O-methyltransferase: protein MVSRRVHTLLEQLRAQGIRDELVLDALAAVPREKFIDEAFEHKAWDNIALPIGQGQTISQPYMVARMTELLELTPQSRVLEIGTGSGYQTAILAHLVHHVCSVERIKGLQWQARRRLKQLDLHNVSTRHGDGWQGWQARAPFDAIIVTAAPPEIPTALMMQLDEGGILVLPVGDEHQFLKRVRRRGGEFIIDTVEAVRFVPLVKGELA from the coding sequence ATGGTAAGCAGACGCGTACACACTCTTCTTGAACAATTACGTGCGCAGGGCATCAGAGATGAGCTTGTTCTTGATGCGCTCGCCGCCGTGCCGCGTGAAAAATTCATTGATGAGGCGTTTGAGCATAAGGCCTGGGACAATATTGCCCTGCCGATTGGCCAGGGGCAGACGATTTCGCAGCCCTATATGGTTGCGCGGATGACCGAATTGCTTGAGCTAACGCCGCAGTCTCGGGTGCTGGAAATTGGTACCGGCTCTGGCTACCAGACGGCGATTCTGGCGCACCTGGTGCATCATGTGTGCTCCGTTGAGCGCATTAAAGGTTTGCAATGGCAGGCGCGTCGTCGCCTGAAGCAGCTTGATTTACATAATGTTTCAACCCGGCATGGTGATGGATGGCAAGGTTGGCAGGCGCGAGCCCCGTTTGACGCTATCATTGTTACGGCAGCACCACCCGAGATCCCAACCGCATTGATGATGCAGCTGGATGAGGGCGGCATTCTCGTCTTACCCGTGGGCGATGAGCACCAGTTTTTGAAGCGGGTGCGTCGTCGGGGAGGCGAATTTATTATCGATACCGTGGAGGCCGTACGTTTCGTTCCCTTAGTAAAAGGGGAGCTTGCGTAG